Proteins from a single region of Sneathiella aquimaris:
- a CDS encoding flagellin, with product MTRVSTFQQSQLLLNDMLQNQQAANKAQRQVSTGHVADFYKDIYQDTASLTGAKSLLARLEQHKENGGVIKSTLFSYDQALGGLEKAGTDVKEAVIGAINSSTALGFDAAIEGAFEATMNFLNSQTSEGYLFSGSKQDTSPLNITQVSDLLTAAEPPTDIFVNNSLKKTIKIDENRSIELGILADDVGLEIMTAIQRIVLWQNGTVPSTAPVPAGPAGPASTPLSASDQAFLTGEIANLEDLVKNLAEKRGINGLNQKIVDETLVSLDAQIDQSKVFISNIEDVDAAEAITNLNQKNFALEASYNVLSQVNRLSLLNFLR from the coding sequence ATGACACGAGTTTCAACATTTCAGCAAAGTCAGCTTCTGTTAAACGACATGTTGCAGAACCAGCAGGCCGCGAACAAGGCTCAACGGCAGGTGTCCACGGGTCATGTCGCGGACTTCTACAAGGATATTTATCAGGATACGGCAAGCCTGACGGGCGCAAAATCGTTGCTTGCTCGCCTGGAGCAGCATAAAGAAAATGGCGGGGTCATCAAATCGACACTCTTCAGCTACGATCAAGCATTGGGCGGGCTTGAAAAGGCGGGTACGGATGTGAAAGAGGCTGTCATCGGCGCGATTAACTCATCGACGGCACTGGGTTTTGATGCTGCGATTGAAGGGGCCTTTGAGGCAACGATGAATTTTTTGAACAGTCAGACCAGTGAAGGATATTTGTTCAGTGGCTCCAAACAGGATACATCGCCGCTGAATATCACACAGGTGAGTGACTTGCTAACAGCGGCAGAGCCTCCAACTGATATTTTCGTAAACAACTCTTTGAAAAAGACAATCAAAATTGATGAAAACCGGTCGATCGAGCTGGGCATACTGGCGGATGATGTCGGCCTTGAAATCATGACGGCCATCCAACGCATCGTTTTATGGCAAAATGGTACTGTTCCATCGACCGCCCCGGTTCCGGCCGGTCCGGCAGGACCAGCATCAACGCCGCTGAGTGCTTCTGATCAGGCTTTCCTGACCGGTGAAATCGCGAATTTGGAAGATCTGGTAAAAAATCTTGCTGAAAAACGGGGTATTAATGGTCTTAACCAGAAGATTGTTGATGAGACACTTGTTTCACTGGATGCGCAGATCGACCAGTCAAAAGTGTTTATCAGTAATATTGAAGATGTCGATGCGGCAGAGGCTATTACGAATCTCAATCAGAAGAATTTTGCGCTGGAAGCGTCCTATAATGTATTGAGTCAGGTAAACCGGCTTAGTCTTCTTAATTTCCTGCGTTAA
- a CDS encoding DUF3095 domain-containing protein — protein sequence MEQSKDFFASLTPVSEFSAVTQNDAYTPLPKDWIIVLADVKGSTKAIQEGAYKNVNMVGAACIMGILNLLDETDLPYVFGGDGATLAIPASFQQVAETFLIQIRALAATNFGLSLRVGIIPVSDILDKGHSVDVLKYEVSPNLFLAMFSGGGLLEADRLLKDESPDNPYIISPEAKPETPPDLHGLSCRWEPIVSRNGRMVSLMINSPSGSADEKSRLYRDILEKLNSILDQRVAAFRPTTEQNLKLRWPPRGLWAEAKLTAQNQNVLKVFAGLIWQSFIHYVLDASGKKAGSYDGTVYRTELIANTDFQRFDDMIRLVLDCRENQIAAMETYLDALHEEGKIVYGMHQSDSALMTCLIFNLAKGAHIHFVDGGDGGFALAAINMKKQLAELAQKKVSKQTEKP from the coding sequence ATGGAGCAGTCAAAAGATTTTTTTGCGTCTTTAACGCCCGTTTCAGAATTTTCTGCCGTGACCCAGAATGATGCCTATACGCCTTTACCTAAAGACTGGATCATTGTTCTTGCTGATGTAAAAGGATCGACCAAAGCCATTCAGGAAGGTGCCTACAAGAACGTCAATATGGTTGGCGCGGCCTGTATAATGGGCATTCTTAATCTGCTTGATGAAACGGACCTGCCCTATGTTTTTGGCGGCGATGGCGCGACCCTAGCGATCCCTGCCTCTTTTCAACAGGTCGCAGAAACATTTCTGATCCAGATCCGCGCTCTGGCCGCCACAAATTTCGGCCTCAGCCTGCGGGTTGGGATCATCCCGGTGTCAGATATTCTGGATAAAGGGCATTCCGTTGATGTTCTTAAATATGAGGTCAGTCCGAATTTATTCCTCGCAATGTTCTCTGGCGGTGGCCTTCTGGAAGCTGATCGTCTGCTGAAGGATGAGTCCCCGGACAACCCCTATATCATTTCTCCCGAGGCGAAACCTGAAACACCGCCTGACCTCCATGGCCTTTCCTGCCGCTGGGAGCCCATCGTCTCGCGCAATGGCCGAATGGTCAGCCTGATGATTAACAGCCCCTCAGGAAGTGCGGACGAGAAATCCCGCTTATATCGTGACATTCTTGAAAAACTGAACAGCATTCTGGACCAGAGAGTGGCCGCCTTTCGGCCGACGACCGAACAAAATCTTAAACTGCGCTGGCCCCCGCGCGGTTTGTGGGCAGAAGCCAAGCTCACCGCGCAAAACCAGAATGTGCTGAAGGTCTTTGCCGGATTGATCTGGCAAAGCTTTATCCATTACGTTCTGGATGCATCCGGTAAAAAGGCAGGCAGCTATGACGGCACGGTTTACCGAACAGAGCTGATCGCCAATACTGACTTTCAGCGTTTTGACGACATGATCCGACTGGTCTTGGATTGCCGCGAAAATCAGATCGCTGCAATGGAAACCTATCTGGATGCGCTCCATGAAGAGGGGAAAATTGTCTATGGTATGCATCAATCAGACTCTGCCTTGATGACCTGCCTGATTTTCAATCTGGCGAAAGGCGCCCATATTCATTTTGTTGATGGCGGAGATGGCGGCTTTGCCCTTGCCGCGATAAACATGAAAAAACAACTGGCAGAGCTCGCCCAAAAGAAGGTGTCTAAGCAGACTGAGAAACCGTAA
- the flgK gene encoding flagellar hook-associated protein FlgK yields MSLSSIMNSGVSGMLSHQQALSVTSNNIANVQTEGYSRKEVLYSSVVLNGIGSGVNVEDVRRVTDQFITKELRLSTAGSEQYRAMSEIYGDLQALMGDPAANTSLTGKLDSIHTSFAAMTVDPSLSVSRTAALTEIQNFGIETNRLQTQIQSLRKEADNRIENEINTVNQAILRIYELNLEIVSATVGEQPTGELEDQRDQAIDQISKIVDVKTYPQGDGSLAIVTNAGQQLLDFQPRQLVYDAAATVTSETVFDQVSLNIYDTITQTIEPTGLPLDPELTGGSLRGWLDMRNVELPSLYNQIGTLAAATAEQFNAVHNDNIAVPPPATLTGKNSGVLSTDAHGFTGQATFYSFDANNDIAASYTVDFDNVGTVTVADVMAEVNGALGAGTLTLTNGVMAMTAQGGATGVGMAQDATTPSERGGKGFSHFFGMNDLVEATVESSFATGLSGTDGHGFTGITEMIVRGPNGENSSTFTVDFGAIGATMNDVITEINTGLGSAGTASLASDGSIQISYATGYENYTLSVSNDSTVRGATNLSFPDMFGVGLRFPGDQALGFTVRSDILVLPMTMALADIDPTGSPAITLSDNRGALAFQNLTSTKTNFGTVGGLPGSNVTLSEYASQILAKAGLDAARADSLYSDREALKGVLENKLATISGVNMDEELADLIVYQNAYNAAARVITTARDMYDILLNIV; encoded by the coding sequence ATGAGCTTGTCATCAATTATGAATTCTGGCGTCAGTGGTATGCTGTCTCATCAGCAGGCCCTGTCCGTTACATCTAACAATATTGCCAACGTCCAAACCGAAGGCTATTCCAGAAAAGAGGTTCTGTATTCCTCTGTGGTGCTGAACGGCATTGGATCTGGCGTTAATGTTGAAGATGTCCGGCGTGTGACAGACCAGTTCATTACCAAAGAGCTGAGACTATCAACGGCTGGTTCAGAACAATATCGTGCAATGTCTGAGATTTATGGCGATTTACAGGCGCTTATGGGGGACCCAGCGGCAAACACCTCTTTAACAGGCAAGCTGGATAGCATTCACACGTCCTTTGCGGCGATGACAGTTGATCCCTCTTTGTCAGTTTCCCGCACGGCAGCTCTGACTGAAATTCAAAACTTTGGAATTGAAACCAACCGATTGCAAACGCAAATCCAGAGCCTTCGAAAAGAAGCTGACAATCGCATTGAAAATGAAATCAATACAGTAAATCAGGCCATTTTAAGAATTTATGAGCTGAACCTGGAGATTGTTTCAGCAACGGTTGGAGAGCAGCCAACGGGGGAACTTGAAGATCAACGGGATCAGGCCATTGATCAAATCTCGAAAATCGTTGATGTCAAAACCTACCCGCAAGGCGATGGATCACTTGCGATCGTCACTAACGCGGGTCAGCAATTGCTTGATTTTCAGCCAAGGCAGCTTGTTTATGATGCGGCTGCGACGGTAACATCAGAAACAGTTTTTGATCAGGTTTCCCTGAACATATACGACACCATCACGCAGACAATTGAACCAACCGGGTTGCCACTGGACCCGGAATTGACAGGTGGTTCGCTGCGTGGCTGGCTTGATATGCGCAATGTGGAATTGCCATCGCTTTATAATCAGATCGGTACCCTTGCTGCGGCAACTGCAGAACAGTTCAATGCGGTTCATAACGATAATATCGCCGTGCCGCCACCGGCAACATTGACGGGAAAGAATTCTGGTGTTTTGTCGACTGATGCACATGGATTTACGGGGCAGGCGACTTTTTACAGCTTTGATGCCAATAATGATATCGCGGCCTCTTACACCGTTGATTTTGATAATGTCGGGACGGTCACAGTTGCTGATGTAATGGCAGAAGTAAATGGTGCGTTGGGCGCGGGAACCTTGACGCTGACCAATGGGGTCATGGCAATGACCGCGCAAGGCGGTGCAACGGGCGTTGGAATGGCGCAAGATGCAACAACGCCCTCAGAACGTGGCGGTAAAGGCTTTTCTCATTTTTTCGGAATGAACGATCTTGTTGAAGCAACAGTAGAATCCAGTTTTGCAACCGGCCTGTCAGGCACGGATGGCCATGGTTTTACCGGTATAACAGAAATGATCGTGCGGGGTCCAAACGGCGAAAATTCATCAACTTTTACGGTGGATTTCGGCGCAATAGGGGCCACGATGAACGATGTGATCACAGAAATAAATACGGGGCTTGGTTCTGCCGGAACCGCATCACTTGCCTCCGACGGTTCCATTCAGATCAGTTATGCAACGGGTTACGAAAACTACACACTATCTGTTTCAAATGATTCAACTGTGCGTGGCGCCACCAATTTATCCTTCCCCGATATGTTTGGTGTTGGTCTACGTTTTCCAGGAGATCAGGCGTTGGGCTTTACCGTGCGGTCCGATATTCTGGTGTTGCCAATGACAATGGCACTTGCCGACATCGATCCAACCGGCTCCCCGGCCATTACCCTTTCTGATAACCGTGGTGCACTGGCATTTCAAAACCTGACATCGACAAAAACCAATTTTGGCACGGTCGGTGGCCTGCCGGGATCAAATGTTACCCTGTCAGAATACGCTTCTCAAATTCTGGCCAAAGCCGGACTGGATGCTGCCCGTGCGGATAGCCTTTATTCAGATCGTGAAGCGTTAAAAGGGGTACTGGAAAACAAGCTCGCGACGATTTCCGGCGTCAATATGGACGAGGAACTGGCAGACCTTATTGTGTATCAAAATGCGTATAACGCGGCGGCTAGAGTGATTACAACAGCGCGCGATATGTACGATATCCTGCTTAATATTGTTTAA
- the mnmA gene encoding tRNA 2-thiouridine(34) synthase MnmA yields MNSLGFDTAPEETRVVVAMSGGVDSSVTAALLKDQGYDVVGITLQLYDHGVAVQKKGACCAGQDIHDARRVADAIGIPHYVLDYENRFQDSVMDEFADSYLRGETPVPCVRCNQTVKFRDLLETSQDLGAVALATGHYIRREGGLKNARLYRGQNSIKDQSYFLFATTQEQADYLRFPLGGLTKEETRALAEKYNLSVAAKPESQDICFVPNGNYASVIERIRPGAGKEGDIVDLAGNILGRHSGIINYTIGQRRGLGIATGTPIYVVRLDPVQNRVIVGPPEALLVAGISLREMNWIGDTPLSDQGTEVMVKVRSTQEPMKATVFGAPDGWAEVRLADPEAGVSPGQACVMYDGERLLGGGWIAGTEAPVTVSQSA; encoded by the coding sequence ATGAATTCATTAGGTTTTGATACAGCACCGGAAGAAACCCGCGTTGTCGTTGCCATGTCTGGTGGCGTGGACAGCTCGGTTACGGCTGCCCTGCTGAAAGATCAGGGCTATGACGTCGTCGGGATCACGCTACAACTGTATGATCATGGCGTTGCGGTTCAGAAAAAAGGGGCCTGTTGCGCCGGTCAGGACATTCACGATGCGCGGCGTGTTGCCGATGCGATCGGTATTCCCCATTACGTGCTGGATTATGAAAATCGCTTTCAAGACAGCGTAATGGATGAATTTGCGGATAGCTATCTGCGCGGAGAAACCCCGGTGCCGTGTGTTCGGTGTAACCAAACTGTTAAATTCCGCGATTTGCTGGAAACCTCTCAGGATTTGGGGGCGGTTGCGTTGGCGACCGGTCATTACATTCGCCGGGAAGGCGGGCTTAAAAATGCCAGGCTTTATCGCGGGCAGAATTCGATAAAAGATCAAAGCTACTTTCTGTTCGCAACAACACAGGAACAGGCAGATTATTTGCGCTTTCCGTTGGGGGGATTGACGAAAGAAGAAACCCGGGCGCTTGCCGAAAAATACAATTTGTCTGTGGCGGCGAAGCCGGAGAGTCAGGATATCTGTTTTGTGCCCAACGGAAATTATGCCAGCGTGATCGAACGGATCCGCCCTGGTGCGGGCAAAGAAGGCGACATTGTTGATCTGGCCGGCAATATACTGGGCCGGCATTCTGGTATTATTAATTACACAATTGGGCAGCGGCGGGGTTTGGGCATTGCCACCGGGACACCGATCTATGTGGTTCGTCTGGATCCGGTTCAGAACCGTGTGATTGTTGGTCCGCCTGAAGCCCTTCTTGTTGCCGGGATTTCCCTGCGGGAGATGAATTGGATTGGTGACACTCCGCTTTCTGACCAGGGAACAGAGGTCATGGTCAAGGTGCGCTCGACGCAGGAGCCTATGAAAGCGACTGTTTTCGGTGCGCCCGATGGATGGGCTGAAGTGCGGTTAGCGGATCCGGAAGCGGGCGTTTCTCCGGGGCAGGCGTGCGTCATGTATGACGGGGAGCGTCTTTTAGGCGGCGGGTGGATTGCCGGTACGGAAGCACCGGTTACGGTTTCTCAGTCTGCTTAG
- a CDS encoding DUF6151 family protein: MKIQCQCGKVQAQLTGFPRHTPGRLVCYCNDCQNFLEKINRTDLLDEYGGTEVIPVYPSEIEILKGKEFLRCNRLTPEGLNRWTADCCNSPIANTKSNFPWAGLMHSVFTVEDPNFLQNFGPIRARIMGQYAKNNPAFKISDKISLLDMLKVFPFILKGKILKKHKHSPFFEDDGTTPVSPPKLL, encoded by the coding sequence ATGAAAATTCAATGCCAGTGCGGCAAGGTTCAGGCTCAACTGACAGGCTTTCCAAGACACACACCCGGTAGGCTTGTATGTTATTGTAACGACTGCCAGAATTTTCTGGAAAAAATCAACCGTACCGATCTTTTGGATGAGTACGGCGGAACCGAAGTCATTCCAGTTTACCCGAGTGAAATTGAAATTCTAAAGGGCAAGGAATTTTTGCGGTGCAATCGCCTTACTCCGGAGGGCCTAAACCGATGGACGGCTGACTGCTGTAATTCACCCATTGCAAACACCAAATCCAATTTTCCTTGGGCGGGTTTAATGCACTCAGTATTTACGGTGGAGGATCCCAATTTTCTCCAAAATTTCGGCCCGATCCGCGCCCGGATCATGGGGCAATACGCAAAGAATAATCCGGCATTTAAAATTTCAGACAAAATAAGCCTCTTGGATATGCTCAAAGTTTTTCCCTTCATACTCAAAGGAAAAATCCTGAAAAAACACAAACACTCACCATTCTTTGAAGACGATGGCACAACGCCAGTTTCGCCGCCAAAACTGCTTTGA